In one window of Desulfurobacterium indicum DNA:
- a CDS encoding sigma-54-dependent transcriptional regulator, translated as MACKILVIEDDKIQRELLVDILVENGFIVFSSHSAEKGEKLVGQENIDVVITDVRLPGKSGIEFLKSVKRVRDVEVIVVTAFSNIDDAVKAIKLGAFHYITKPYDVDVLINLVKKCCELSRLRRALLDKDKIIFASPVMERILSMASLFAKADAPVLITGESGTGKEVIARYIHKESGRKGKFVPVNCTSIPENLFESELFGYEKGAFSGAVKSKPGLIEEADGGTLFLDEIGDLSLSLQAKLLRFLQEKEVRRVGGLETKKVDVKVVAATNRNLEDLVKEGKFREDLFYRLNVLRVKIPPLKQRKEDILELSGYFINRFSRKYGKQIALSSEAIDLLLSYDFPGNVRELENILHRAVLVADGEIKPEHLGINKKESVFSCVLPPGKRLPDYIDEIEKAILLNALEEANFVQTRAAKLLGIDEKSLRYKRKKYGI; from the coding sequence ATGGCATGCAAAATACTTGTTATTGAAGATGACAAAATTCAGAGGGAATTGTTGGTTGATATTCTTGTTGAGAATGGTTTTATCGTTTTTTCATCTCATTCTGCAGAAAAGGGCGAAAAGCTTGTGGGACAAGAAAATATTGATGTAGTTATAACCGATGTTAGACTTCCGGGAAAATCAGGGATAGAGTTTCTAAAGTCTGTAAAGAGAGTAAGAGATGTTGAAGTTATAGTTGTAACTGCTTTTTCAAATATTGATGATGCAGTTAAAGCCATAAAGTTGGGAGCTTTTCATTACATTACGAAACCTTATGATGTAGATGTTTTAATTAATTTAGTTAAAAAGTGTTGTGAGCTTTCTCGTTTAAGGAGGGCTCTGCTTGATAAAGATAAAATTATATTTGCTTCACCTGTTATGGAGAGAATCCTTTCAATGGCTTCCCTTTTTGCAAAGGCCGATGCTCCGGTGCTTATAACCGGTGAAAGCGGAACAGGTAAGGAAGTGATAGCGAGATATATACATAAAGAGAGTGGAAGAAAAGGTAAATTTGTTCCGGTAAACTGCACTTCTATTCCTGAGAATCTTTTTGAGAGTGAGTTGTTCGGGTATGAAAAGGGAGCTTTCTCTGGAGCTGTCAAATCTAAGCCGGGACTTATAGAAGAAGCCGATGGAGGGACTCTTTTTCTTGATGAGATAGGGGATCTGTCGCTCTCTCTTCAAGCAAAACTTTTGAGGTTTTTGCAGGAGAAAGAAGTTAGACGGGTTGGCGGTCTTGAAACAAAAAAAGTTGATGTTAAGGTTGTTGCAGCAACAAATAGAAATTTAGAAGACCTTGTTAAAGAGGGAAAGTTTAGAGAGGACCTTTTTTACAGACTTAATGTGCTTAGAGTGAAAATACCTCCTTTAAAGCAAAGAAAAGAGGATATCCTTGAACTGTCTGGTTATTTTATAAACAGATTTTCCAGAAAGTATGGTAAGCAGATTGCTCTTTCTTCTGAAGCTATTGATTTGCTTCTGTCTTATGATTTTCCCGGTAATGTTAGAGAACTTGAAAATATTTTGCATAGGGCTGTTCTTGTTGCGGATGGAGAGATAAAACCTGAACATCTTGGAATTAATAAAAAGGAATCTGTTTTTTCTTGTGTTCTTCCTCCTGGAAAAAGGCTTCCAGATTACATTGATGAGATAGAAAAAGCTATTCTTTTAAATGCTCTTGAGGAAGCGAATTTTGTTCAAACGAGGGCAGCAAAGCTACTTGGAATAGATGAGAAATCTTTAAGGTATAAACGGAAAAAGTATGGAATATAG
- a CDS encoding BCAM0308 family protein produces MGHNYIPATRKEYTWESENPYYEGQKYPEPTVCPECGAVFKDGRWQWKEDIKEKLPDDVNEALCPACRRKKDHYPGGIVILKGKFLKEHKEEILNRIKNVVEDVSALRPLQRILWMEEKDDGTIEIATTSEHLARHIGEAINSAFKGNFEIKYNENEKFARVMWKRD; encoded by the coding sequence ATGGGACACAACTATATCCCTGCTACAAGAAAGGAGTACACATGGGAAAGCGAAAATCCCTACTACGAAGGGCAAAAATATCCGGAGCCAACCGTATGTCCAGAGTGCGGTGCCGTTTTTAAAGACGGAAGATGGCAGTGGAAAGAGGATATTAAAGAGAAATTACCTGATGATGTTAATGAAGCACTTTGTCCTGCATGCAGAAGGAAGAAAGACCATTACCCAGGCGGAATAGTTATCCTAAAAGGAAAATTCTTAAAAGAGCACAAAGAGGAAATTTTAAATAGAATCAAAAACGTCGTTGAAGACGTTTCGGCATTAAGGCCTCTTCAGAGAATCCTATGGATGGAAGAGAAAGATGACGGAACAATAGAAATAGCAACGACCAGCGAACACCTTGCAAGACATATAGGGGAGGCAATCAACAGCGCCTTTAAAGGAAATTTCGAGATTAAATATAATGAAAATGAAAAGTTTGCAAGGGTTATGTGGAAAAGAGACTGA
- a CDS encoding AAA family ATPase: protein MGFSTVIGHTEQLHIIKELIEKNAFPSSVLFSGPKGIGKKLVAVETAKLLTENSFGIKIIGEDKPPTIDEIRDSSSWLFKKPQYSSKKVLIIDNAETMKTEAANALLKTLEEPPSYAVIILITSNENYLLPTIRSRCKIFRFGKLTEQQVKTVLQNLGIQYDERIIKICGNSPGKAIALVNSKVPDLIAELIKLLKEKKLYENITSFSANFSSMSREETELFIDALELLLSEKKTFLKWFEPLEKGRTFLKFYGRPRNVIEWILINITENGG from the coding sequence ATGGGATTTAGCACAGTAATAGGACATACCGAACAACTCCATATTATAAAAGAGCTGATCGAGAAAAACGCTTTTCCATCCTCTGTTTTATTTTCAGGTCCAAAAGGAATAGGAAAAAAACTTGTGGCTGTTGAAACGGCTAAACTTCTAACCGAAAACTCATTTGGAATAAAGATTATCGGAGAAGATAAACCACCAACTATCGATGAAATACGAGACAGTTCCTCATGGCTGTTTAAAAAACCTCAATACTCTTCAAAAAAAGTCTTAATTATAGACAATGCTGAAACTATGAAAACAGAAGCTGCAAATGCACTCCTTAAAACACTGGAAGAACCACCCAGCTATGCAGTAATAATTCTAATAACTTCAAATGAAAACTATTTACTTCCGACTATACGTTCGCGATGCAAAATATTCCGCTTCGGAAAACTAACTGAACAACAGGTAAAAACAGTCCTCCAAAACCTTGGTATTCAATACGATGAAAGAATCATCAAAATATGCGGTAACAGTCCTGGAAAAGCAATAGCTCTGGTAAATAGTAAAGTTCCTGACCTGATAGCTGAACTGATAAAACTCTTAAAAGAAAAAAAGCTATATGAAAACATCACCTCTTTTTCTGCCAATTTTTCATCCATGTCAAGAGAGGAAACAGAACTGTTCATTGATGCGTTAGAATTGCTTTTATCCGAAAAGAAAACATTTCTAAAATGGTTCGAACCACTGGAAAAAGGAAGAACCTTTCTGAAATTTTACGGCAGGCCCCGAAACGTTATTGAATGGATCTTAATAAATATTACCGAAAACGGAGGCTAA
- a CDS encoding prephenate dehydrogenase, with protein MWDFKHISIIGLGLIGGSFALNLKKHGFPGKVTAVDLNPEAIEKGINLKVIDNGDTTGDVLKEADLIAIATPVGVYKNVLKTIREKINPEKNIIVTDLGSVKGNLVYMCEEELKNVARFVGGHPIAGTEKSGVENSIEDLFKGAKFILTPTENTDTEAKEKIKKLWHNLGSRVIEMDPYYHDKIFASVSHLPHVVAYSIVDAIDILSKQLNEDLFMFTGGGFRDFTRIAMSDPVMWRDICMENRENVLEAIKTFKDSLTHVEKLIEENDREGLKAFFETARKKRNKIS; from the coding sequence ATGTGGGACTTTAAACATATATCAATCATAGGTTTAGGACTTATCGGAGGCTCTTTTGCTCTTAATCTAAAAAAACACGGTTTTCCCGGAAAAGTAACGGCCGTTGACCTGAATCCCGAAGCCATTGAAAAAGGTATAAACCTAAAAGTTATAGACAACGGAGACACAACAGGAGATGTTTTAAAAGAAGCTGACCTTATAGCTATCGCAACGCCTGTAGGAGTTTACAAAAATGTTTTAAAAACCATCAGAGAAAAAATTAATCCAGAAAAGAACATAATCGTAACCGACCTTGGAAGCGTGAAAGGGAATCTGGTTTACATGTGTGAAGAAGAGCTTAAAAACGTTGCTCGTTTCGTAGGCGGACATCCAATAGCAGGAACAGAAAAGTCAGGTGTTGAAAACAGCATCGAAGATCTGTTTAAAGGTGCAAAGTTTATCCTGACACCGACAGAAAATACAGACACGGAAGCAAAAGAAAAGATTAAAAAACTATGGCACAACCTTGGTTCAAGAGTTATAGAAATGGATCCTTACTACCACGACAAGATATTTGCATCTGTCAGCCATCTACCTCATGTTGTTGCATATTCCATAGTGGATGCAATAGACATTCTTTCAAAACAGTTAAATGAAGACCTCTTTATGTTCACAGGAGGCGGCTTCAGAGACTTCACAAGAATTGCAATGAGTGATCCAGTAATGTGGAGAGACATCTGTATGGAAAATAGAGAAAACGTTTTAGAAGCGATAAAAACGTTCAAAGACTCACTAACTCACGTGGAAAAACTGATAGAAGAAAATGACAGAGAAGGCTTAAAAGCATTCTTTGAAACGGCAAGGAAGAAAAGAAACAAAATATCTTAA
- a CDS encoding class II aldolase/adducin family protein: MENEIKKLKEKIIKIGKLIFEMGLTDSHGGNISARYNEYILIKKSGKMLGRLTENDIVITTLEPNEKLDREASIELKVHRNIYKQLPEVKAVVHAHSPYTVAVSLTTDEIVPLDSEVKFLLGTVPILSAKNVISSDEVAEKLPELLKNCKIAVVKSHGPFSTGRTLEEAFKYLSAVENSCKIISIVKSMERQNVGL; this comes from the coding sequence GTGGAAAACGAAATTAAAAAATTAAAAGAAAAAATAATAAAAATCGGAAAATTGATTTTTGAAATGGGACTTACAGACAGTCATGGAGGCAACATAAGTGCAAGATACAACGAATACATTCTGATCAAAAAGTCCGGGAAAATGCTCGGACGTCTTACAGAAAATGACATTGTAATCACGACATTAGAACCTAACGAAAAACTTGACAGAGAAGCATCAATAGAATTAAAAGTTCACAGAAACATCTATAAACAACTACCTGAGGTAAAAGCAGTAGTCCATGCTCACTCCCCCTATACCGTAGCTGTTTCCCTGACGACAGATGAAATTGTTCCTCTTGATTCGGAAGTTAAATTTTTACTTGGAACTGTCCCCATCCTATCCGCAAAAAACGTTATAAGCTCCGATGAAGTAGCCGAAAAACTTCCAGAACTTCTTAAAAATTGTAAAATTGCAGTGGTAAAATCACACGGGCCATTTTCAACTGGCAGAACGCTGGAAGAGGCATTTAAATACCTTTCTGCCGTAGAAAACTCATGTAAGATAATATCCATAGTTAAATCAATGGAGAGACAGAATGTGGGACTTTAA
- a CDS encoding ATP synthase F0 subunit C: protein MKIKKESLLYTLFLLLAGIVPAMAGEGGASAASIKAAAAIGAGLAIGGGAAGAGVGQGLGLKGTQEAIARNPGAAGRLTTNMFIGLALIEALAIYALVVALILLFVF from the coding sequence AAGAAGGAAAGCCTTCTCTACACACTTTTCCTTCTGCTTGCAGGTATTGTTCCTGCTATGGCTGGAGAAGGTGGTGCATCAGCTGCTTCAATTAAAGCTGCGGCAGCAATCGGTGCAGGTCTTGCTATTGGTGGAGGTGCAGCCGGTGCTGGTGTTGGACAGGGTCTTGGTCTTAAAGGAACTCAGGAAGCTATTGCAAGAAATCCTGGTGCAGCTGGAAGACTTACAACAAACATGTTTATTGGTCTTGCCCTTATCGAAGCTCTTGCTATTTACGCTCTCGTTGTTGCACTTATTCTTCTCTTCGTGTTTTAA
- the tmk gene encoding dTMP kinase, with the protein MFITFEGIEGSGKTTQAKLLHEWLIDNGYEVILTREPGGTPAAEEIRKFILSDREEPFPEIAELMLYMAARSFHVQNLIKPALNSGTIVISDRFSDATLAYQGYGRGLSLKDISHLNSLATEGLKPDITFLIDVPVEIGMLRIEGREHDRIEKETLIFHEKVRKGYLQIASENPERIVVIDGTKRTEEIFEEIRKNIERRLKNGI; encoded by the coding sequence ATGTTTATCACTTTTGAAGGAATAGAAGGTTCCGGAAAGACCACACAGGCAAAGCTTTTGCACGAATGGCTTATTGATAACGGCTACGAAGTAATACTAACAAGAGAACCGGGTGGAACACCGGCTGCCGAAGAAATCCGGAAATTTATACTCTCAGACAGAGAAGAACCATTTCCCGAAATAGCCGAATTGATGCTTTATATGGCTGCCCGGTCTTTCCATGTTCAAAATCTCATAAAACCAGCCCTTAATTCGGGGACAATAGTAATCTCTGATAGATTCTCAGACGCAACACTGGCATATCAAGGATACGGTAGAGGACTCTCTTTAAAAGATATAAGCCACCTGAATAGTCTTGCAACAGAAGGACTAAAACCGGACATAACATTTTTAATAGACGTTCCTGTAGAAATCGGAATGTTAAGGATAGAGGGAAGAGAGCACGACAGAATAGAAAAAGAAACACTAATTTTCCATGAAAAAGTTCGAAAGGGATACCTGCAAATAGCAAGTGAAAATCCAGAAAGAATAGTTGTCATAGACGGCACTAAAAGAACAGAAGAGATATTTGAAGAAATAAGAAAAAACATAGAGAGAAGACTTAAAAATGGGATTTAG
- a CDS encoding sensor histidine kinase gives MEYRKEKSYLLIPLFLTALLMVFFSYNFYRLRLEWNSFFQIAVKNEADRVKSLVASTVGGGGDPIESLSSYVENSRLLKGIKVEFEGREIVVPGSDFSGDFEKIEISSQPFKLYLFFDTSYRKEINRHILFQFLVGLLINILLLLGIAFSLRLYFSQKLSFDKEKHEKERLKSVSIAISSILHEVKNALSRLNMLAYRVSKESSSRYARLMQSEVQKLGLFVEEASKINKPIVLNREMVSLRKLLFDVVSEFSDVAQAEEVKINLNVNADIPVFIDKDKFLIVLRNLIKNAIEAVAEKEGDRMVEIAVEKDGNLVRVYIKDNGGYLPDEIFKPFKTTKEGGFGLGLYNSRRIVKAHGGRLEAYVKDGWTIMLIEIPQNIA, from the coding sequence ATGGAATATAGAAAAGAGAAAAGTTATCTTTTAATTCCACTGTTTCTTACAGCACTTTTGATGGTATTTTTCAGTTATAACTTTTACAGACTGAGGCTTGAATGGAATTCTTTTTTTCAGATTGCTGTTAAAAATGAGGCAGACAGGGTTAAATCTCTTGTTGCAAGTACGGTCGGTGGAGGTGGTGATCCTATAGAGAGTCTCTCATCTTATGTTGAAAATTCCAGATTACTTAAGGGTATTAAGGTTGAATTTGAAGGAAGAGAAATAGTAGTTCCCGGTTCTGACTTTAGCGGTGATTTTGAAAAAATAGAGATTAGTTCTCAACCTTTCAAACTTTATCTTTTTTTTGATACCTCTTACAGGAAAGAGATAAATAGACATATCCTTTTTCAATTTCTTGTAGGACTTTTGATAAACATCTTGCTACTTTTGGGAATTGCCTTTTCTTTAAGGCTCTATTTTTCTCAAAAGTTATCTTTTGACAAGGAAAAGCACGAGAAAGAGAGATTAAAAAGTGTATCGATAGCTATTTCTTCTATTCTTCATGAAGTTAAAAATGCCTTGAGTCGCCTGAATATGCTTGCTTATAGAGTTAGCAAAGAGTCGTCATCAAGGTATGCCAGATTAATGCAAAGTGAAGTGCAGAAACTTGGTCTTTTCGTAGAAGAGGCTTCAAAGATTAATAAACCTATCGTCTTAAATAGAGAGATGGTCTCCCTTAGAAAGTTGTTATTTGATGTCGTTTCTGAATTTTCTGATGTTGCTCAGGCAGAAGAGGTAAAGATAAATCTAAACGTTAATGCTGATATTCCGGTTTTTATTGATAAGGATAAGTTTCTAATTGTTTTAAGGAATCTTATAAAAAATGCCATTGAAGCAGTTGCCGAAAAGGAAGGAGACAGAATGGTAGAAATAGCTGTGGAAAAGGATGGTAATCTTGTCAGAGTTTACATTAAAGACAACGGAGGCTATCTTCCCGATGAGATTTTTAAACCTTTTAAAACAACTAAGGAAGGAGGGTTCGGACTCGGTCTTTATAACTCAAGACGAATAGTTAAGGCTCACGGTGGTAGGCTTGAGGCTTATGTTAAGGATGGATGGACGATTATGTTAATTGAGATTCCTCAAAATATTGCTTGA